CCTTCAGGGGCAGCGCTGGCCACCAGCCACCTTCTGAAGCAGGGCCACCAGCAGATTTTGTTCATCAGCGGAGACCCAACAGAAGCCGTGGTTTCGCTGGACCGTCTGGATGGTTATTTGCGGGCTTGCCGTGAAGCAGGGGTGCCCTCCGGTCCCATCCGCCATGCTCCGCGCACCATTGAAGGCGGAATGCAGGCCGTGCAACAAGCCCTGGATGAAGGGCTGAAGTTCGATGCGGTTTTTGCAGCAGAAGACCTGATGGCCCTGGGGGTGCTGAGGCTCCTCAAGCAGCGCAACATCCGGGTGCCCGAGGACATCCCGGTGGTGGGCTACTCGGACATTCACATGGCCGCTTTAAGTGATCCGCCCCTCACCACTGTGCATGTGCCCAGAAGGCGTCTGGGACGCACTGCAGCCAGACTGCTGGACGATTTGCTGACCGGACGGGCCGAACCGAACCTGCACGTCACCATTCCGCCCAGACTGGTGGTCCGGCAATCCTGCGGAGGTGAACCCGAACCATGACCCGCACCAGATGTGGACCTTCCCCTCCCAGCCTGTTTTGACTTCACAATCCCAGACCCCACACGCCCCGACTTTCATTGACCTTCGGGTCAGGAGGACATTGCCCATGAAACACATGCCCATGAAACACACCCCCATGAAACCGCTGCACAGACACCTGATCATGCTCGCCCTTTTGAGCGCCGCCACCGCTTCCGCACAGGAAAAAGTCAATCTGCGCTTCACCACCTGGGCAGGAGGAGACGGCCTGAAGTTGCTGCAGACCCTCGCCACAGAATTCGGCAAGAAGAACCCCAACATCAATGTAGAAGTGGAGTCCATTCCATTCGCCAGTTACGACCAGAAACTCACCGTGCAGATGGCGGGCGGAACCAGCCCGGATGCTGGCTGGGTGGCAGAACGCTCTGCACCTGCTTACATGGCTTCAAAATCCCTGCTGGACCTCAGCGGTTACGTGAAAGCCAACAGCAACATGCTGATCAGCGACTATGCTCCGGCCTCCATGACGCTCTGGAAACAGGGAAATGGCATTTATGGACTGCCTTTCTCTTTCTCTCCGGTCTTCATGTACTACAACAAGGACCTGTTCCAGAAAGCCGGAATTCCCACGCCTTCGGAGCTGCTGGCCCAGAAGAAATGGAATTACGCAGCTTTTGAAGCGAGCGCAGCCGCCATCAAAAAAGCCAGTCCCAATGCTTATGGGGGCACCCTGCTGCGCCTGGACCCCTCCAACTGGGCTGCGGGCATCCTGGCCGCCATGTATTCCAGCGGAGGAGACATCTTCAACAAAGACCTCAGCACCTGCCAGATGAACAGTGCAGGCACCGTGCAGGCCTTCGAGATGATGCAACGCATGATCAAAGACGGCAGTGCCCCCAAACTCGGGGAGCAGGTCACCTTTGCCAGCGGAAACCTGGGGATGTACGCAGATCAGGTGTCTTACTCCGGGCAGCTCAGCACCGTGAAATTCAAATGGGACATCGTGCCGATGCCCAGCGGCCCCAAAGGACAGCACACCCTGCTGGGACAGGCGGGTTACGCGGTGTTCAGTGGTTCCAAACACCCCAAGGAAGCCACCCAGTTTGTGGCTTTCCTGTCCAGTGCGGCCATCATGAAGCGCACCGCCCAGTTCTTCCCCCCACCCCGCCGCAGCATTCTGAGCAGTGACACCTACCTGAACTCCAACCCCCTGATTCCTGCAGCAAGCCTGCGTGCCGCCGTGATCAAACAGGTCAGCGGGGCCAGAGCCCTGATCG
The nucleotide sequence above comes from Deinococcus roseus. Encoded proteins:
- a CDS encoding ABC transporter substrate-binding protein — its product is MKHMPMKHTPMKPLHRHLIMLALLSAATASAQEKVNLRFTTWAGGDGLKLLQTLATEFGKKNPNINVEVESIPFASYDQKLTVQMAGGTSPDAGWVAERSAPAYMASKSLLDLSGYVKANSNMLISDYAPASMTLWKQGNGIYGLPFSFSPVFMYYNKDLFQKAGIPTPSELLAQKKWNYAAFEASAAAIKKASPNAYGGTLLRLDPSNWAAGILAAMYSSGGDIFNKDLSTCQMNSAGTVQAFEMMQRMIKDGSAPKLGEQVTFASGNLGMYADQVSYSGQLSTVKFKWDIVPMPSGPKGQHTLLGQAGYAVFSGSKHPKEATQFVAFLSSAAIMKRTAQFFPPPRRSILSSDTYLNSNPLIPAASLRAAVIKQVSGARALIVPANWAQVNDVVVRNMERIFRPSANVKDELNQVCSEINPLLK
- a CDS encoding LacI family DNA-binding transcriptional regulator — encoded protein: MTITQKDVAQKARVSISTVCLVLRDDPRISDHTRKTVLEAASELGYLARTSLHTPTDAHHIGVLLANPGVHPTADHFFGEVMHGVTEEAERFGHTVSVSSFDGQTLPRLAREKRVHGFIIGGTPITPGLIEQVRALTLPSVFIGRYHNHLHLNAVLTDNPSGAALATSHLLKQGHQQILFISGDPTEAVVSLDRLDGYLRACREAGVPSGPIRHAPRTIEGGMQAVQQALDEGLKFDAVFAAEDLMALGVLRLLKQRNIRVPEDIPVVGYSDIHMAALSDPPLTTVHVPRRRLGRTAARLLDDLLTGRAEPNLHVTIPPRLVVRQSCGGEPEP